From Methanocella paludicola SANAE, a single genomic window includes:
- a CDS encoding winged helix-turn-helix transcriptional regulator: protein MALEDFLGGTSEVRIIDFLADNMDQSYNQTDISENTGLSRTTVNQKIPELIRNNIVVIDSQVGKFKTFKLADNDLVKLLISASLAHSFSQADNPMSDEQLWEQIKKQIGESFRMEEQIREASDNVIQMPIDGSIILTKEAAEKISKILDKKLKRKYSHG from the coding sequence ATGGCTCTAGAAGACTTCCTGGGCGGCACTTCAGAGGTCAGGATCATAGACTTTTTAGCGGACAACATGGATCAGTCATATAATCAGACAGACATTAGTGAAAACACAGGACTATCCAGGACAACGGTCAACCAGAAAATTCCGGAACTGATTCGAAATAATATTGTGGTAATAGACAGCCAGGTCGGCAAATTCAAAACATTCAAGCTGGCCGATAATGACCTCGTGAAATTGTTAATATCCGCTTCTCTGGCACATAGCTTCAGCCAGGCCGATAATCCAATGAGCGACGAGCAGCTTTGGGAACAAATAAAAAAACAAATAGGCGAGTCATTTAGAATGGAAGAACAAATCCGGGAAGCTTCCGATAATGTGATACAGATGCCTATCGATGGCTCGATTATCCTGACTAAAGAGGCGGCGGAAAAGATATCGAAGATCCTGGATAAGAAGCTAAAAAGAAAGTATTCGCATGGCTGA
- a CDS encoding DJ-1/PfpI family protein — MKTFILVYPSFVQYEVILTSLFMKTAGDIVTVGIDGSEVTSHEGFIVNPHMKLSNINLDDVDLFVIPGGEHVNIYGNPILTKTLQGLSKKGKVIAAICSGPVHLAKAGLLDGKRYTSYRMPERKDDFKHAKRVEDNIVVDGNIVTAKAVGYVDLALELGRIFNIYRDEADYLETVEVYRNFKDVGD; from the coding sequence ATGAAAACCTTCATCCTCGTCTACCCCTCCTTCGTCCAGTACGAAGTGATCCTTACCAGCCTCTTCATGAAAACAGCCGGCGACATCGTGACCGTCGGCATAGACGGCAGCGAAGTCACATCCCATGAGGGCTTCATCGTAAACCCCCACATGAAGTTAAGCAACATAAACCTCGACGACGTGGACTTATTCGTCATCCCCGGGGGAGAGCACGTAAACATCTACGGCAACCCCATTTTAACCAAAACGCTCCAGGGTCTCAGCAAGAAGGGCAAAGTCATCGCGGCGATATGCTCCGGGCCCGTGCACCTGGCGAAAGCCGGGCTGCTGGATGGAAAAAGGTACACGTCGTACAGGATGCCGGAGCGCAAAGACGACTTCAAGCATGCAAAAAGGGTTGAGGATAACATCGTAGTTGACGGCAACATCGTAACGGCAAAGGCCGTAGGATACGTGGATCTAGCGCTCGAGCTGGGCAGGATCTTTAACATATACAGAGATGAGGCAGATTACCTGGAGACCGTGGAAGTCTACAGGAACTTCAAGGACGTGGGCGACTGA
- a CDS encoding AbrB/MazE/SpoVT family DNA-binding domain-containing protein encodes MYDKKEHAGHYNRGGMPMTLCPICDTPMKKEKRELRKGIYALVEVCPKCEEEWVDEKEYQDLYEQMFTRKTFKIGGSLAIRIPKEIANITGLKEGTDVKIDVKDKKIIIEPL; translated from the coding sequence ATGTACGATAAAAAGGAACACGCCGGTCATTATAACCGCGGAGGAATGCCAATGACTTTATGCCCGATCTGTGATACGCCGATGAAAAAAGAAAAAAGAGAGCTTCGTAAGGGCATATATGCCCTGGTAGAGGTCTGCCCGAAATGCGAGGAAGAATGGGTCGATGAAAAAGAATACCAGGACCTATATGAGCAAATGTTCACACGGAAGACGTTCAAGATAGGCGGAAGCCTCGCGATACGAATACCTAAAGAGATAGCGAATATCACAGGCTTAAAAGAAGGTACTGATGTGAAGATCGATGTTAAAGATAAAAAAATAATCATAGAGCCCCTATAG
- a CDS encoding molybdopterin-dependent oxidoreductase produces MEKISGVANEDKISRRTIIKLGISIGIGLSGIAAAGCTGQVSPSAVSSPAGLAELTQYEGQRLDPMKNIRVNSIKGTQHIEADKYSIGVGGLVDMPKKYSYSDLVNRSSLKKVVTLHCVEGWDATALWEGFPLKGLLDEAGIKPGAKTVIFYAQDGDSTSFSLDDIRAQFFLVAHKINNVPLTAEHGYPTRLVAGEKWGYKWLKWITRIELSDQEYKGYWETRGYSNNGDLNKSFLA; encoded by the coding sequence ATGGAAAAGATCTCGGGCGTGGCAAATGAGGATAAAATATCCCGGCGCACGATCATCAAGTTAGGCATATCTATCGGCATTGGATTGTCCGGGATAGCGGCCGCAGGATGTACCGGGCAAGTCTCGCCCTCCGCCGTGTCTTCACCCGCCGGGCTTGCCGAATTAACCCAATACGAAGGGCAAAGGCTCGACCCGATGAAGAATATTCGCGTGAACTCCATAAAAGGGACTCAGCATATCGAGGCCGATAAATATTCCATCGGTGTCGGCGGCCTTGTCGATATGCCGAAGAAATACTCTTATTCCGATCTCGTGAATCGTTCATCACTGAAAAAGGTAGTTACCCTGCACTGCGTCGAGGGCTGGGATGCGACGGCGCTCTGGGAAGGGTTCCCGCTGAAGGGACTCCTCGATGAGGCCGGTATAAAACCCGGGGCTAAGACAGTGATCTTTTATGCACAGGATGGCGATTCGACGTCGTTTAGCCTCGACGACATCCGGGCCCAATTTTTCCTGGTCGCGCACAAGATCAATAACGTTCCGCTGACGGCGGAACATGGGTATCCGACCCGCCTCGTCGCCGGCGAGAAATGGGGCTACAAATGGCTCAAATGGATCACCCGGATCGAGCTATCCGACCAGGAATATAAAGGGTACTGGGAGACCAGGGGATACTCGAATAACGGTGACCTGAATAAAAGCTTCTTAGCGTGA
- the eif1A gene encoding translation initiation factor eIF-1A: protein MYKPHNKGGRKPASAAGAEVTRVRTPRKADREILGTVTKLLGASHLTVLCLDNVTRMCRIRGKMKKRTWIREGDLVIVVPWEIQDEKGDVTWRYTGPQVSWLERKGFLNGAPSL, encoded by the coding sequence CTGTATAAACCACATAACAAAGGCGGCAGAAAGCCGGCCAGCGCCGCGGGCGCAGAAGTCACCAGGGTGAGAACCCCAAGAAAAGCGGATAGAGAAATATTAGGTACCGTCACGAAATTACTCGGCGCCTCTCACTTAACTGTCCTGTGCCTGGACAACGTCACCCGCATGTGCAGGATCCGGGGCAAGATGAAGAAGAGGACGTGGATCCGTGAAGGCGACCTGGTCATCGTCGTGCCATGGGAGATCCAGGACGAGAAGGGCGATGTGACCTGGCGATATACGGGGCCCCAGGTAAGCTGGCTCGAGCGCAAGGGCTTCCTGAACGGCGCGCCATCATTATAA
- a CDS encoding CxxC-x17-CxxC domain-containing protein, whose protein sequence is MRDSGFRGRRSFGGPREMHKATCADCKKECEVPFKPSEDRPVYCQDCFPKHRKPRY, encoded by the coding sequence ATGAGAGACAGTGGATTTAGGGGCCGAAGAAGCTTCGGAGGCCCAAGAGAGATGCACAAGGCTACTTGTGCCGACTGTAAAAAGGAATGCGAAGTGCCGTTCAAGCCCAGCGAAGACCGGCCCGTATACTGCCAGGACTGCTTCCCCAAGCACAGGAAGCCCCGGTACTAA
- a CDS encoding methyltransferase family protein, giving the protein MDVDDIRLTPGRIIHMIAVMLAIPAIILALSGDWLWPEGWAFCAWYILLSLSVIIYLYRRNPGLLAERFRRPGTGGEKEWDRYFLIAIALSYFAWVIVMPLDAKRFGWTPALPAWIKVLGALGLLASAFLLYRAFADNPFLSPLVRIQRERDQYVVSTGVYSFVRHPMYLGAVLMFLGAPMLLGSMYGFAIGVCMSLLLCARAVGEEKMLTEELEGYVDYQKKVRYRLIPRVW; this is encoded by the coding sequence ATGGACGTCGACGATATCAGATTAACGCCTGGCCGCATTATTCACATGATAGCAGTCATGCTGGCAATACCTGCCATTATCCTGGCCTTATCCGGCGACTGGCTCTGGCCCGAGGGCTGGGCTTTTTGCGCGTGGTATATTCTGCTGAGCCTATCCGTCATCATTTACCTCTATCGACGCAACCCCGGGTTACTTGCCGAAAGGTTCAGACGCCCGGGGACCGGTGGCGAAAAAGAATGGGACAGATATTTTCTCATAGCAATAGCGCTGTCATATTTCGCCTGGGTCATCGTCATGCCGCTCGACGCAAAGAGGTTCGGCTGGACGCCAGCCCTTCCGGCATGGATAAAAGTCCTCGGTGCTTTAGGGCTACTGGCCTCTGCGTTCCTTCTGTACCGGGCTTTTGCCGATAACCCGTTCCTTTCGCCCCTGGTCCGCATACAGAGAGAGCGAGATCAGTACGTAGTATCGACCGGAGTTTATAGCTTTGTAAGACATCCGATGTACCTCGGGGCAGTGCTGATGTTCCTGGGGGCGCCCATGCTTCTCGGTTCAATGTATGGCTTTGCGATCGGCGTGTGTATGTCGCTTCTTCTCTGTGCGAGGGCGGTAGGCGAGGAGAAAATGCTGACCGAAGAACTGGAGGGCTATGTTGACTACCAGAAGAAGGTAAGATACAGGCTAATCCCGCGTGTTTGGTGA
- a CDS encoding YgaP family membrane protein, which yields MSDDMSARDRVLRIIIGLIVTAIGIFMFLYLNMWPGIIVAMLGIIPLSTGLLGSCPMVPLAG from the coding sequence ATGTCTGACGATATGAGCGCTCGTGACCGTGTGTTGAGGATCATCATCGGGTTGATCGTGACCGCCATCGGCATTTTCATGTTCCTTTACCTGAACATGTGGCCGGGGATCATCGTGGCAATGCTCGGGATCATACCCCTGTCGACCGGGCTGCTAGGTTCATGCCCCATGGTGCCGCTTGCGGGCTAA
- a CDS encoding DUF1059 domain-containing protein, with product MDMVQEFSCKTAGAAGCPFMVRDENTDELVRIVQQHASRFHNEALDKEEVMKNVKQV from the coding sequence ATGGATATGGTGCAGGAGTTCAGCTGTAAGACCGCGGGCGCTGCCGGGTGCCCGTTCATGGTACGGGATGAGAATACCGACGAGCTCGTGAGGATCGTCCAGCAGCATGCAAGCAGGTTCCATAATGAGGCGCTTGATAAGGAAGAGGTCATGAAGAACGTGAAGCAGGTTTAG